Sequence from the Magallana gigas chromosome 4, xbMagGiga1.1, whole genome shotgun sequence genome:
TACAAAAACCAACCATTCACGTCATTTTTATTTGATCCATTCCTCGATAAACAATTTCAATGCATATGGTCATTGTTGCCCATGAAGAGCGTATCGGTATATTACGAAATTACAAATGTCCGTGAATAAGCGTATCTTCGAAACagagaatttttttcatcaaatccACGAACATTAATGCCCACGAACATTAATTAAACTACaggatataaaaaaatgtttcaaacaattttgtaacagttttaaaatttggccACTTCATAGTCATATATATGAGGGTCAAATGGTTTTTCTGGTTTGGAGGGTTGGGCTCTGTGCTCATCATACGTCCAATTCCAGTGACCTTGATCCTGAGTTTGCGTTGTTCTACCGCCATTTTGACAACCACTACATCGCTGTGGCTGTAAGTCCCTCTCGTATACCGGATGTGAGCTCAGATAGGCTCTAGCTGGAATCTCTTCGTAGATATCACTGCTTTGTTGCATCTTTTGTGATTTGTCATGTCTAGTTAAACCAAATAATCGGTGTAGTCCAAAATGAGTGACAATGAAATATgatgaaaattgatatttaataacGAGTATTTATGCAAATTAACAAGCATTGGTGTACCGTAATGATTAAAATGTCAAAGGAGAAGAGCGTACAATGCATATGCCTGTCGAGTCCCCCACACCTAGGACATGTAACAACTTGTGTAAATCTCATATAAAAGAAGCTTACATTGAAGGTTTGcagcagtacatgtatattatagaaCTCCATTCCCTGGGCATTAACAAACATACATTTAtacttttttccttatttttatttctatgtttattttctttacaacgTGATCTCAAACAATCTCTGAATGTGCTAGCGCTATTGTTTATTAATCGTTATTTGGAATGGGCAAGATCATTATTTACTTTTTGTTGTTATCTGAAGAGTTTTATATGTTTTCCAAATTATTCTAGATCTATtgcataaaacattttgaaaatcaatattttacttaaaaggAAGGCAAAAGCACAAATTTAAAGAGAAAGGTCCACTATGAATCGAACACCCTCTCAGCCGAAAGGTACTGTCTAGCGTCCTCCGCTTATCACACTGAGCTACGTTGACATATGTCGATGTGAGAGAATAACTTATAATTCgacaattataaataaatttttgaagtttttgtgAAAACCACGAATTTTGACCCATAATGGGTTAGACTCCActttaataaatcattaataatCAAGAATTGAAACttatccttttaataaaagGACTTTTTGGATGGAGTCTAGACCCATTCACatcaaagaaatgaaattttgcACAGTAAATGGTGAAGATTTAGGTACAAAACGTGttgcttaatttggaaacctaaATCTCTTGTTTTTACAGAATGAAAACACGCTATTAAGATGCATCGTGAAATTTATGTTATAAACAGTGTATACATGCCaacaatacatatttttattaacatttgaaCTTGTTCTTTATTGGTCAAAGTGGGGGAAATATAATGTCTTGTACGCCCCTGTCCAAAGTTTAGTCCTGTCTACAAACCTTGTGAAGTATTTGAATGTGATGATAGCAGCATAACAGGCAACGGTGGTGAGAAGAACCAGCAAAAGCGCAATTACTAAAATTGAATTGGggaagaatatatatatatatatatatatatatatatatatatatatatatatatatatatatatatatatatatatatatatatatatatatatatatatatatatatatatatatataatttgtttcatGTTTTTAACTGTTCAAACTGTGACCTTCGAACAAGTGTCGGACACATAGGGAGCAATCTATAAAAAAGAGGTGCGGGCATCTTGATGAatgatgattcaaaattgttttaaaaaattcaggtAATAGAACTCGCTTAAGAATTGTACTTTAAAAGAGTTATGCGATCAATAAGCCtcttgtataaatatttttgaaaataaaactataagtacGTAAAAACTTAATTTCTATTAAAGAAAAACTTGGGACTTGGGAAATCTGAAAGATGCGTCAGAGAATCTTGAATTTCACAGCTGAACAGTAACAGAGTGATAAAGCTAATTATTTTAAGCACAGACCCGTAAATAACGTGGATTCACTGCAGCGATCATTGCTTATATAAGGCGCCAAACGTAAGTTCTTGTCGCCCACAAGAGAAGAGTTTCTAAGCTGTGTGGTGACGTCATCAGTTTGTGTTGAGATTGTTGTGATGAGTGGGGTAGTTTCTGCTTGTTCTGACGTGGAGGGATGTGTGTGCGTTGTCTCGGTTGTTTCATCGTAACAAGTAACTGACATGGCGGCTTGGGGGTGTCCAGCTGAAAAAAAAGACTATGTAGAAATAGCACCTtacattttataatgttttagaTTTTACTAAATTGTTGTCTGTTTTATTTCTATCAAACCATAGAATAATTAATTTAACATATCATGTATCGTATATTAACACAGTGCCAAAGCCTTTTTTGCAAACATATATTCAGTATTgctttaaaaactaaaaaagttatgtttcatatattatattattaataagaTCCCATTTGGAAATAAGCCTCTGATTGCGAGCTCTCATGGGTTATCCTGGTATCATATTTATCATGTCTTTCAAACACGGTGTCTTTGAAGTTATAACCATTTAATATTAAAGCATACtttgtacaatattatatttatttgtatgaTGACATGATACCAAATAAATTTATAAGGTTTGCGtgacaaaaattccttttgttAAATAGCAAGCAGAAACATGAAAGGAACTGTATTCTTACTTTTTGACCAACCATATACTATTGAATATAACTTGTGTGGCGGTAAAAAAGTAGCTACCTTTTCACATGCAattaatgattcaaattatagcGAAATTTGAATAGCAATTAATGTGACTGGGAAATAAACTTTAATGGCCATGTGATGAAAACCTGTGAAGCTCGCaagctttatataaaaaaggacCTCCCatccctaccccccccccccccccctcgcctTGAATCAATTAGCTCTATGGATAGATACTTACATTTTTTGATAACTGTGGTTTTATATACGTAAACAACAAGGGCTTTGTAAATTGTAAGCGAtcgtattgaaaaaaaaccacaacaatTTTACAACAGCATTATGAGATCATATCATCgttttctttaaatgatattatattgacAGCTTTTATATATAAACGAGGATTTTTAACATAGGCATTTACTTATATCCAGTCTGTAACAATACTGTACGTCAAATGGTGAGTTGTGTTTCATCACGGTAATTCCCAGGGTATTTCCCTCCCTCAGCCCGGAAACCGTTGTCCCGCCATAGCACGGGATGATGTCCCCGGAATGTGGCTTGTCAGACTTTTGAACGTGGATTTCCGTGCCACATCCAACATAGCCAGGGGCAATAACTTGACTGAAGTGGAATTGCTTCCCTTGAATAACGAGTACCTCACAATGACATGTGACCACTGAGGGGTGTTGGGCCAGGGAGAAATCGATCAATAGACTCGACTTCACAATGGAGCCGCTCTCACACGCGTTGATAACTGCAAAATGGTCAATCTTTTAATGGTGGTTAACTTTTGAACATAGATTTACGACATAACAtatgaatagtgcctgtttgggagggtagcaattgaaattgacacccgcGAGAAAACCATTATCAATTTCAATgcccaaaacaggcactatttattttatcatactgaatatctttattttaaagaaaactttactgcttttatatagaaatatttacattatccagtgtctttgcctgtgataacactacgtatcgattttgtactgtataacccataatacaaatgacgccaagtTGAGGCGcgagcggggtttgcttatttatatttaaatatttaatcgtacgatggcctaaaattatataaatataagtaataaggaatcattctttgaatattatgaggtgattatttcggtcggggcgtaatcaaatctatcataaagcccttcgggctttattggatttgatcacgccccgaccaaaattatcacctcataatgctcaaagaatgattccttattccttatatgacatgaattctacggcgaaccgtacgcgcataatttacgcgcgtGTAACGATTcgttttaatatataattgataaatttctAGCTCTCTAATTAGCTCATATCTAACTCTCTCGAAAAAACCCCAGAACGTTCACCTGCACGTGACTTAGaaggtcaatataacatttgattttctctacattggaCTGAAAATAAATCGTCTAATGAAATATCGCGTTTCTCAATTTGTTCGGTTATGGCATCAAACTAAAATCTTTGCTTGATAGCACTCAGTTGATGTGTCTGTATCAATTCGCCgctgaaaaatttaataaaataattattgtttatatttcgatcaatacgatgatttagctaccctcgaagtacaatattcacctcGCATCCGGCTcagtgaatattgtacttctcggGTAGCGAAATAATCGTATTGACCTAAAAAAAACCAGCAGTAATTGTAAAGTGTTACTTGTTggcaagtgtgttgctaacgctggctgagggtaatagaacggattataaactgcgtcttgatcaatcagatttcagtatttaacatgaaagtattatGACATATATAATACACCAATAATGTA
This genomic interval carries:
- the LOC105321153 gene encoding uncharacterized protein, whose translation is MDIIVSMLLVLPAIFILLGIASSEVMPACPRNGLPVINACESGSIVKSSLLIDFSLAQHPSVVTCHCEVLVIQGKQFHFSQVIAPGYVGCGTEIHVQKSDKPHSGDIIPCYGGTTVSGLREGNTLGITVMKHNSPFDVQYCYRLDITGHPQAAMSVTCYDETTETTHTHPSTSEQAETTPLITTISTQTDDVTTQLRNSSLVGDKNLRLAPYISNDRCSESTLFTVIALLLVLLTTVACYAAIITFKYFTRHDKSQKMQQSSDIYEEIPARAYLSSHPVYERDLQPQRCSGCQNGGRTTQTQDQGHWNWTYDEHRAQPSKPEKPFDPHIYDYEVAKF